One window of Phoenix dactylifera cultivar Barhee BC4 chromosome 5, palm_55x_up_171113_PBpolish2nd_filt_p, whole genome shotgun sequence genomic DNA carries:
- the LOC103723801 gene encoding high mobility group B protein 9-like has product MLGELEENGQKGEELDKGKKIAEEEDEEMKENRAMVEKRQDKLYPAPLVSHQEVVRDRSVFMDSLRQFHAAMGTKFMVPVIGGKDLDLHLLYILVTQKGGIEKVIVEKKWREVISAFNFPRTTTSASFVLRKYYLSLLHQYEQVYFFGAQGPLISPSGGLMDCLQTKTLNRKLDQNESVLDPARRKRTLSASSFVSHLLPPMGSQQTIANGNGLAAFASIPLASAHEQGRPAAGKYNLPVTGRIIGKFEHGYFVTVNTGSQALHGILYHAPQPSASSSIAIQSNAIVPYAPQTQSRRRKRRRRNRDPDHPKPNRSAYNFFFAEKHAKLKVLHPNRERDFSKMIGEAWNQLTEEERKVYDEHGRRDKERYRREKQEYKERLKVAQTEAVSAKFTWDKPSQVNSEG; this is encoded by the exons ATGTTGGGAGAACTGGAGGAAAACGGTCAGAAAGGAGAGGAGTTGGATAAAGGGAAAAAGATAGcagaggaagaggatgaagaaatgaaagaaaatagaGCTATGGTTGAAAAGAGGCAGGATAAGCTTTATCCTGCTCCATTGGTTTCCCATCAGGAGGTTGTAAGGGACCGTTCTGTTTTCATGGACAGCCTCCGGCAGTTCCATGCTGCCATGGGTACAAAGTTCAT GGTACCTGTGATAGGAGGCAAGGATCTTGACTTACATCTCCTCTATATTCTAGTCACTCAGAAGGGGGGTATTGAAAAG GTAATTGTGGAAAAAAAGTGGAGGGAGGTGATATCTGCGTTCAACTTTCCTCGCACCACCACAAGTGCATCTTTTGTACTTAGAAAGTATTATTTAAGTCTTCTACATCAGTACGAGCAGGTGTATTTCTTTGGAGCTCAAGGCCCTCTCATATCTCCATCAGGTGGCCTCATGG ATTGTTTACAAACAAAGACTCTCAATAGAAAGCTTGATCAAAATGAATCTGTTTTGGACCCGGCCAGAAGGAAGAGAACACTCTCAG CCTCCAGCTTTGTCTCTCATCTCCTGCCTCCTATGGGAAGCCAGCAAACAATAG CTAATGGCAATGGGCTTGCAGCATTTGCTTCCATCCCTCTTGCTTCCGCTCATGAGCAAGGTAGGCCGGCCGCAG GGAAATATAATCTTCCAGTTACAGGAAGGATCATTGGAAAGTTCGAGCATGGTTACTTTGTTACGGTGAACACTGGTTCGCAGGCCCTCCATGGAATACTATATCATGCCCCTCAGCCTTCAGCCTCTTCCTCCATAGCGATTCAAAGCAATGCTATTGTCCCATATGCCCCCCAAACCCAATCAAGGCGCAGGAAGAGGAGGCGCAGAAACCGTGACCCAGACCATCCGAAGCCTAACAGAAGCGCCTACAATTTTTTCTTCGCTGAGAAGCATGCTAAACTGAAAGTTCTCCACCCTAATAGGGAACGAGATTTCAGCAAAATGATTGGAGAGGCCTGGAATCAGCTCACTGAAGAGGAGAGAAAG GTGTATGATGAGCATGGAAGGAGGGATAAGGAAAGATATAGGAGAGAGAAACAGGAATACAAGGAGAGGTTGAAGGTAGCACAAACAGAGGCAGTGAGTGCAAAATTCACTTGGGATAAGCCATCCCAAGTGAATTCTGAAGGTTGA
- the LOC103723798 gene encoding heterodimeric geranylgeranyl pyrophosphate synthase small subunit, chloroplastic encodes MAFSALFFSPKSSLPKMLPARPLTPKFRHFSLPLLRCSSTSPPAASFDLRGYWTSLIPQIESQLEAALPVRFPERIFEAMRYSVLAGGGKRAPPIMCIAACELVGGDRSAAFPTACALEMVHAASLVHDDLPCFDAAPLRRGRPSTHARFGVDMAVLAGDALFPLAYSHVVARTPQDLVPPATLLRALAEIARAVGSTGMAAGQFLDITGAAAAGEANVVAVLEKKFGEMAECSAACGGILGGAGEEETEGLRRYGRAVGVLYELVDDILMEEAGSNGKMRSNASVVVALGMDRAMEMLEELRAKAKRALQRFGDKYGDRVLPLYSFVDYAVERGFVVEAEGEGKAASAASATAAGAGDGNGDIGVDGNCGPSGE; translated from the coding sequence ATGGCCTTCTCagccctcttcttctccccgaAATCTTCCCTTCCTAAGATGCTCCCAGCACGTCCGCTAACCCCCAAATTCCGCCatttctccctccccctcctccgctgctcctccacctcccccccCGCCGCCTCCTTCGACCTCCGCGGCTACTGGACGTCCCTGATTCCCCAGATCGAGTCCCAGCTCGAGGCTGCCCTCCCCGTCCGCTTCCCGGAGCGGATATTCGAGGCGATGCGCTACTCCGTCCTCGCCGGCGGCGGCAAGCGCGCCCCTCCCATCATGTGCATCGCCGCCTGCGAGCTCGTCGGCGGCGACCGCTCCGCGGCCTTCCCCACCGCCTGCGCCCTCGAGATGGTCCACGCCGCCTCCCTCGTCCACGACGACCTCCCCTGCTTCGACGCCGCCCCGCTCCGCCGCGGCCGGCCCTCCACCCACGCCCGCTTCGGCGTCGACATGGCCGTCCTCGCCGGCGACGCCCTCTTCCCCCTCGCCTACAGCCACGTCGTCGCCCGCACCCCGCAGGACCTCGTCCCCCCCGCCACCCTCCTCCGCGCCCTCGCGGAGATCGCCCGCGCCGTCGGCTCCACCGGCATGGCCGCCGGCCAGTTCCTCGACATCACCGGCGCCGCCGCTGCCGGGGAGGCGAATGTCGTCGCCGTGCTCGAGAAAAAGTTCGGGGAGATGGCCGAGTGCTCGGCGGCGTGCGGCGGGATTCTGGGCGGCGCCGgcgaggaggagacggaggggCTGAGGAGGTACGGGAGGGCGGTGGGTGTGCTGTACGAGCTGGTGGACGACATACTGATGGAGGAGGCCGGGTCGAACGGGAAGATGCGGAGCAACGCCAGCGTCGTGGTGGCGCTCGGGATGGACAGGGCCATGGAGATGCTGGAGGAGCTCCGGGCGAAGGCCAAGAGGGCGCTACAGAGGTTCGGAGACAAGTACGGCGACCGAGTGCTGCCTCTCTATAGCTTTGTCGATTACGCCGTCGAGAGGGGATTCGTCGTCGAAgctgaaggagaaggaaaagctGCTTCTGCTGCTTCTGCGACTGCTGCTGGTGCTGGTGATGGAAATGGTGATATTGGGGTGGATGGTAACTGTGGGCCTTCTGGAGAGTGA